A window from Fretibacterium sp. OH1220_COT-178 encodes these proteins:
- the glyS gene encoding glycine--tRNA ligase subunit beta — protein MALRNVILEIGTEEIPSRFLPEALDSLERLARSALSANRLGFKDVRTYATPRRLVLSVRELDETQNSSTEVLKGPPLSSAYDSEGNPTRAALGFAKSKGVDVNALCELEVDGVRYVAAEVHEESRRTLDVLPDLLRGLVEGLSFPKSMYWSDPGVRFARPIRWILALADDAVVPFEYGDVRSGRTTSGHRFMGQKVIEVRNAGEFLERLYDNNVILDQEKRRQKLEAAISLLKQDFEGDLEVEMDPELLEENLFLVEFPVPFIGSFDERYLEIPEEVLITSMKKNQKYFAVRSRDKGNALANVFIGVSNNRASDMRRIREGNERVLRARLEDAAFFWAEDRKRSLASNVERLKNVTYQEKLGSVYDKVMQTQKLALWICSRLGKDDLARLVDRAAYLSKADLVTRMVYEFTELQGVMGREYARHDGEDPRVALALYEQYLPRSASDTLPTDDVGAILGLAERVHIVVNCHKAGLEPTGSQDPYGLRRAARCINEILWGRCLDLDLGEVVREAALLNLVDQLTVERILAFLELRLLMQLKEKGYEHELATLALSVAGHRPLQALRLMEALNGVKDEHWFSGLMTSAVRVRNILNKAPDAEGVVDAALLDKPAERALHDEVARLEPMVGAALEARDWQALMELLAELSPVVSAFFEDVMVMDPDERVRANRLALLKRCNALFERVGDLGALKGQAQK, from the coding sequence ATGGCGCTGAGAAACGTGATCCTGGAGATCGGTACGGAGGAGATCCCGTCCCGTTTCCTTCCCGAGGCCCTGGACTCGCTGGAGCGGCTGGCGCGTTCCGCGCTCTCCGCGAACCGGCTCGGCTTCAAGGACGTCCGGACCTACGCGACGCCGCGGCGTCTTGTCCTGAGCGTTCGGGAGCTGGACGAGACGCAGAATTCCTCGACGGAGGTCCTGAAGGGCCCCCCCCTCTCGTCGGCCTATGATTCCGAGGGGAACCCGACGCGTGCCGCGCTGGGCTTCGCGAAGAGCAAGGGCGTCGATGTCAATGCGCTCTGCGAGCTCGAGGTGGACGGCGTCCGATACGTGGCCGCCGAGGTGCACGAGGAGAGCCGGCGCACGCTGGACGTGCTGCCCGATCTCCTTCGGGGGCTCGTCGAGGGGCTGTCGTTCCCCAAGAGCATGTACTGGTCCGACCCGGGCGTGCGCTTTGCCCGGCCCATCCGCTGGATTCTGGCCCTGGCCGATGACGCCGTCGTCCCCTTCGAGTACGGCGACGTGCGGAGCGGCCGCACGACCAGCGGGCACCGCTTCATGGGCCAGAAGGTCATCGAGGTCAGGAACGCGGGGGAGTTTCTGGAGCGGCTCTACGACAACAACGTGATCCTGGACCAGGAGAAGCGCCGCCAGAAGCTGGAGGCGGCCATATCCCTTCTGAAGCAGGATTTCGAGGGGGACCTCGAGGTGGAGATGGACCCCGAGCTGCTGGAGGAGAACCTCTTTCTGGTGGAGTTCCCGGTGCCCTTCATCGGGTCGTTCGACGAGCGCTATCTGGAGATCCCCGAGGAGGTGTTGATCACCTCCATGAAGAAGAACCAGAAGTACTTTGCGGTCCGCAGCAGGGACAAGGGCAATGCGCTGGCCAACGTGTTCATCGGGGTCAGCAACAACCGGGCCTCGGACATGCGGCGGATTCGTGAGGGGAACGAACGGGTCCTGAGGGCGCGTCTCGAGGACGCCGCCTTCTTCTGGGCGGAGGACCGTAAGCGGTCGCTGGCCTCGAACGTCGAGCGCCTGAAGAACGTCACGTACCAGGAGAAGCTGGGGTCCGTGTACGACAAGGTGATGCAGACCCAGAAGCTGGCGCTCTGGATCTGTTCCCGGCTGGGCAAGGACGATCTGGCGAGGCTGGTGGATCGCGCCGCCTACCTGTCCAAGGCGGACCTGGTGACCCGCATGGTCTACGAGTTCACCGAGCTCCAGGGGGTGATGGGCCGCGAGTATGCGCGCCACGACGGCGAGGACCCGAGGGTGGCCCTGGCCCTCTACGAGCAGTATCTGCCGCGATCGGCCTCGGACACCCTTCCCACGGACGACGTGGGGGCGATTCTGGGGCTCGCGGAGCGCGTCCACATCGTCGTGAACTGCCACAAGGCGGGCCTCGAGCCCACGGGCTCGCAGGATCCCTACGGCCTGCGCCGGGCGGCCCGCTGCATCAACGAGATCCTGTGGGGCCGCTGCCTGGACCTGGATCTGGGGGAGGTGGTGCGGGAAGCCGCCCTGCTGAACCTGGTGGACCAGCTGACGGTCGAGCGGATTCTGGCGTTTCTCGAGCTCCGCCTGCTGATGCAGCTCAAGGAGAAGGGGTACGAGCACGAGCTTGCCACCCTGGCGCTCTCGGTGGCAGGGCATCGGCCCCTCCAGGCCCTGCGTCTGATGGAGGCGCTGAACGGGGTGAAGGACGAGCACTGGTTCTCGGGGCTCATGACCTCGGCGGTGCGCGTGCGCAACATCCTGAACAAGGCCCCGGATGCCGAGGGCGTCGTGGATGCCGCACTGCTGGACAAACCGGCGGAGCGGGCGCTGCACGACGAGGTCGCGAGGCTGGAGCCCATGGTCGGAGCTGCACTGGAGGCCCGGGACTGGCAGGCCCTGATGGAGCTGCTGGCGGAGCTCTCGCCGGTGGTGAGCGCCTTCTTTGAGGACGTCATGGTCATGGATCCCGACGAGAGGGTGAGGGCCAACCGGCTGGCGCTTCTTAAACGCTGCAACGCGCTCTTCGAGCGGGTCGGAGACCTGGGGGCCCTCAAGGGCCAGGCCCAGAAGTAG
- the ppdK gene encoding pyruvate, phosphate dikinase → MAEKFIYSLKEGKGDQKLLLGGKGANLCQMVQSGLPVPPGFILTTEVCRRYMEDPGIMDAVWDGVKSSIKELEKDTGKGFDDKKNPLLVSVRSGAPISMPGMMETILNLGLNDDTVEGLASVSGNRRFAFDSYRRFIQMFGGVVDEVDSDRFEHALTACKKGLGVSQDFEIPAEALEKLVAEFKKIYRDATGRDFPTDPWEQLRRAIEAVFKSWNIPRAVTYRKINKIPDDLGTAVNVISMIFGNLGDDCGTGVCFTRNPSDGENKLYGEFLINAQGEDVVAGIRTPMPISQLEGAMPEIYKELCRLTSQLEKSYREMQDIEFTIERGKLFLLQTRTGKRTAAAAVKIAMDMVDEGLIDTRTAVSRVTPEQVEQLLHRQVDKNAPQEVLAAGLPASPGASVGMLVFTADEAEDWAHQGKPVILARPETCPDDIHGLFAAGAVVTSRGGMTSHAAVVARGMGKPAVCGCEEMAIDLDAETLTSRGKTFRKGDYVTVDGSSGRILVGQVPLIEATFSEDFKKLLSWADEAAEQEVWANADTPEDARRAREFGARGIGLCRTEHMFMATDRLPVMQRLVVAETLEERVAALDKLKVMQKDDFVGIFKAMDGYPVIVRLLDPPLHEFLPKESALLEELGDLEQKGGGASPEAEKLRRTLNKAYQLHEANPMLGFRGCRLGMVYPEIYEMQINAIFEAVAELTKAGVKVSPEVMIPLVGTRAEMKFFREMADRIAGEVMKASGVKFSYLVGTMIEVPRAAIVADQLAEYAQFFSFGTNDLTQTTFGYSRDDAEGKFLFQYIDKGVFKENPFSELDRDGVGGLMRIAVERGRSVDPKLSVGICGEHGGNPSSIAFCHSIDMNYVSCSPFRVPVARVAAAHAAMGTLK, encoded by the coding sequence ATGGCGGAGAAGTTCATCTACAGCTTGAAGGAAGGAAAGGGCGATCAGAAGCTGCTTCTGGGGGGCAAGGGGGCCAATCTCTGCCAGATGGTGCAGAGCGGACTTCCCGTGCCGCCCGGCTTCATCCTGACGACCGAGGTCTGCCGCAGGTACATGGAGGACCCCGGGATCATGGATGCGGTCTGGGATGGGGTCAAAAGCTCCATCAAGGAGTTGGAGAAGGACACCGGCAAGGGGTTCGACGACAAAAAAAATCCGCTCTTGGTCTCGGTGCGCTCGGGCGCGCCCATCTCCATGCCGGGTATGATGGAGACGATCCTCAACCTGGGGCTGAACGACGACACCGTCGAGGGGCTGGCCTCCGTCTCCGGCAACCGCCGCTTCGCGTTCGACAGCTACCGCCGTTTCATCCAGATGTTCGGCGGCGTCGTGGACGAGGTGGACTCCGATCGGTTCGAGCACGCCCTCACGGCCTGCAAGAAGGGGCTTGGGGTCTCCCAGGACTTCGAGATCCCGGCCGAGGCGCTCGAGAAGCTGGTGGCCGAGTTCAAGAAGATCTACAGGGACGCCACCGGACGGGACTTCCCGACCGATCCTTGGGAGCAGCTCCGCAGGGCCATCGAGGCCGTGTTCAAGAGCTGGAACATCCCGCGCGCCGTCACCTACCGCAAGATCAACAAGATCCCGGACGACCTGGGCACGGCGGTCAACGTCATCTCCATGATCTTCGGCAACCTGGGCGACGACTGCGGCACGGGCGTCTGCTTCACGCGCAACCCGTCCGACGGCGAGAACAAGCTGTACGGCGAGTTCCTCATTAACGCGCAAGGTGAAGATGTCGTCGCGGGCATCCGCACCCCCATGCCGATCAGCCAGCTGGAGGGCGCCATGCCCGAGATCTACAAGGAGCTCTGCCGGCTGACGAGCCAGCTGGAGAAGTCCTACAGGGAGATGCAGGACATCGAGTTCACCATCGAGCGCGGCAAGCTTTTCCTGCTCCAGACCCGCACGGGCAAGAGGACCGCGGCGGCGGCGGTGAAGATCGCCATGGACATGGTGGACGAGGGGCTGATCGACACCAGAACGGCCGTGTCCCGCGTGACGCCCGAGCAGGTGGAGCAGCTGCTGCACCGTCAGGTGGACAAGAACGCGCCGCAGGAGGTTCTGGCGGCGGGCCTGCCCGCCTCGCCGGGCGCCAGCGTGGGGATGCTGGTCTTCACTGCCGACGAGGCCGAGGACTGGGCGCATCAGGGCAAGCCCGTCATCCTGGCGCGGCCGGAGACCTGCCCGGACGACATTCACGGGCTTTTTGCGGCCGGTGCCGTCGTCACGAGCCGTGGAGGTATGACCAGCCACGCCGCGGTCGTCGCGCGCGGCATGGGCAAACCGGCGGTCTGCGGCTGCGAGGAGATGGCGATCGACCTGGACGCCGAGACCCTCACCAGCCGGGGAAAGACGTTCCGGAAGGGCGACTACGTGACGGTCGACGGCTCTTCGGGCCGCATCCTCGTGGGGCAGGTTCCGCTGATCGAGGCGACCTTCTCCGAGGATTTCAAGAAGCTGCTCTCCTGGGCCGACGAGGCGGCCGAGCAGGAGGTCTGGGCCAACGCGGACACGCCGGAGGACGCGCGCCGCGCCCGCGAGTTCGGGGCCAGGGGGATCGGCCTCTGCCGCACCGAGCACATGTTCATGGCCACGGATCGGCTGCCGGTGATGCAGCGCCTGGTCGTGGCCGAGACCCTGGAGGAGCGCGTCGCGGCCCTGGACAAATTGAAGGTCATGCAGAAGGACGATTTCGTCGGGATCTTCAAGGCGATGGACGGGTACCCGGTCATCGTCCGCCTGCTCGATCCGCCCCTGCACGAATTTCTTCCCAAGGAGTCGGCCCTGCTGGAGGAGCTGGGAGATTTGGAGCAGAAGGGCGGCGGGGCCTCGCCCGAGGCCGAGAAGCTGCGCCGGACCCTCAACAAGGCGTACCAGCTGCACGAGGCCAACCCGATGCTCGGTTTCCGCGGCTGCCGCCTGGGCATGGTCTACCCCGAGATCTACGAGATGCAGATCAACGCCATCTTCGAGGCCGTGGCGGAGCTGACGAAGGCCGGCGTCAAGGTGAGCCCGGAGGTGATGATCCCGCTGGTGGGAACCCGGGCGGAGATGAAGTTCTTCCGCGAGATGGCGGACCGCATCGCCGGCGAGGTCATGAAGGCCTCCGGGGTGAAGTTCTCCTACCTCGTCGGGACGATGATCGAGGTTCCGCGCGCAGCCATCGTGGCCGACCAGCTGGCCGAGTACGCGCAGTTCTTCAGCTTCGGGACCAACGACCTGACCCAGACGACCTTCGGCTATTCGCGCGACGACGCCGAGGGCAAGTTCCTGTTCCAGTACATCGACAAGGGCGTGTTCAAGGAGAACCCCTTCAGCGAGCTGGATCGGGACGGGGTTGGCGGCTTGATGCGGATCGCGGTGGAGAGGGGCCGGAGCGTCGATCCGAAACTGTCGGTCGGGATCTGCGGGGAGCACGGCGGCAACCCGTCCTCGATCGCCTTCTGCCACTCCATCGACATGAACTACGTGAGCTGCTCGCCCTTCCGCGTGCCCGTGGCTCGCGTAGCCGCGGCCCACGCCGCGATGGGTACGCTGAAGTAG
- a CDS encoding peroxiredoxin family protein gives MQLQDYNAALEAFHAKDTEVVALSPMTEAQTAALAGRLGLGFPILSDLHNAYARRLDLLFEIEPAVREIYMSRGLSLPEYDGDESWELPVTAVFVTDENRKVLYAWTESDYTQRPDPEELLAALD, from the coding sequence CTGCAGTTGCAGGACTATAACGCCGCCCTCGAGGCGTTCCACGCCAAGGATACGGAGGTGGTCGCCCTCTCTCCGATGACGGAGGCGCAGACCGCCGCCCTGGCCGGGAGGCTGGGCCTCGGATTTCCGATCCTGAGCGACCTCCACAACGCCTATGCCCGCAGGCTCGACCTGCTTTTCGAGATCGAGCCCGCGGTACGGGAGATCTACATGTCCCGGGGCCTGAGCCTTCCGGAGTACGACGGGGACGAGAGCTGGGAGCTCCCCGTCACCGCGGTATTCGTGACGGACGAGAACCGAAAGGTCCTCTACGCGTGGACGGAGTCGGACTACACCCAGAGGCCCGATCCCGAGGAGCTGCTGGCGGCCCTCGACTGA
- the hisD gene encoding histidinol dehydrogenase, giving the protein MEVFKAGAASPEELDAGLRERVAAIVEDVRRHGDEALARLEAELGGNSRRALRVSGAEVEAAYREVPEEDLEDIRRAARNIRAFAEAQRGTLQELRDVSPVPGVFLGHRVIPVRSCCCYVPGGSYPLYSTALMLAIPAKVAGVRRVAACSPVVRETDAIHPRTLVAMDIAGVDEVYALGGAQAVAAFAWGTPQIPSVDLVVGPGNRYVAEAKRQCYGRVGIDFVAGPSEVLILADRSADAELIAMDLLAQCEHDRTARGVLVTTDRGLAERVASAVERRLEELGTAEIARRSWEDCGEIVLADSLEEAVAIANERAPEHLEVQTENAEALTEALYNYGSLFVGPYTAEVFGDYASGTNHTLPTQRAARYTGGVWVGTFLKVCTHQRLTREGMEALAPLVSRLAWGEGLAAHALAAEGRLERFGSSREGSKNG; this is encoded by the coding sequence ATGGAGGTCTTCAAGGCGGGGGCTGCTTCCCCCGAGGAGCTGGATGCGGGGCTGCGGGAGCGGGTGGCGGCGATCGTCGAGGACGTGCGCCGTCATGGGGACGAGGCCCTGGCTCGCCTCGAGGCGGAGCTGGGGGGCAATTCCCGACGGGCGCTGCGCGTTTCGGGGGCGGAGGTCGAGGCGGCCTATCGCGAGGTCCCGGAGGAGGATCTGGAGGACATCCGTCGGGCGGCGCGGAACATCCGCGCTTTTGCCGAGGCCCAGAGGGGCACGCTGCAGGAGCTCCGGGACGTATCCCCCGTGCCCGGAGTGTTCCTGGGACATCGCGTGATTCCCGTACGTTCGTGCTGCTGCTACGTTCCGGGCGGTTCCTACCCGCTGTATTCCACGGCCCTGATGCTGGCGATCCCCGCGAAGGTCGCCGGGGTTCGGCGCGTTGCTGCCTGCTCGCCCGTCGTGAGGGAAACCGACGCGATCCACCCGAGGACCCTGGTCGCCATGGACATCGCCGGGGTGGACGAGGTCTATGCCCTTGGAGGGGCCCAGGCGGTCGCGGCCTTCGCCTGGGGCACGCCGCAGATTCCGTCCGTGGATCTCGTCGTGGGGCCGGGCAACCGCTACGTCGCGGAGGCGAAGCGCCAATGCTACGGCCGGGTGGGGATCGACTTCGTCGCGGGGCCCAGCGAGGTGCTGATCCTCGCGGACCGCTCCGCCGATGCCGAGCTGATCGCGATGGACCTGCTGGCCCAGTGCGAACACGACCGGACGGCCAGGGGCGTCCTGGTGACGACGGACCGGGGGCTGGCGGAGCGGGTGGCGTCGGCCGTGGAGCGCCGTCTGGAGGAGCTCGGGACGGCGGAGATCGCCCGCCGTTCCTGGGAGGACTGCGGGGAGATCGTCCTCGCGGACTCCCTTGAAGAGGCCGTCGCCATCGCTAACGAGCGGGCGCCGGAGCACCTGGAGGTCCAGACGGAGAACGCCGAGGCGCTGACGGAGGCTCTTTACAATTACGGATCGCTCTTTGTGGGGCCCTACACGGCGGAGGTCTTCGGGGATTACGCCTCCGGGACCAACCACACCCTTCCCACGCAGCGGGCCGCCCGCTACACGGGCGGGGTCTGGGTGGGGACGTTTCTGAAGGTCTGCACCCACCAGAGGCTGACGCGCGAGGGAATGGAGGCCCTGGCGCCCCTGGTCTCCCGTCTTGCCTGGGGCGAGGGGCTGGCCGCCCACGCTTTGGCGGCGGAGGGGCGTCTGGAACGGTTCGGAAGCTCGAGGGAGGGATCGAAGAATGGGTAG